In Aristaeella hokkaidonensis, the following are encoded in one genomic region:
- a CDS encoding dihydrofolate reductase family protein, whose translation MDRPITTLFMLMSVDGKISTGASDVLDVDQDFPYMDGVKEGLHQYYEIEQTTDLWSLNTGRVQAKLGVNEKEMPPKTPVSFVLVDNSHLNEHGVRFFCELSKQFVLITTNPDHPAFRVKADNLGVILQEKQCLEEALVRLKEEYGCDRITIQSGGTVNGLFLREKLFDFVDIVVAPVLVGGKNTSTLIDGESITTREELDKLGILKLIDCEQLEDSYVRLRYEVIG comes from the coding sequence ATGGACAGACCCATTACTACACTGTTTATGCTGATGTCGGTGGACGGAAAAATAAGCACGGGAGCGTCTGACGTGCTGGATGTGGATCAGGACTTCCCCTACATGGATGGCGTTAAGGAAGGCCTTCATCAGTATTATGAGATAGAGCAGACCACGGACTTGTGGTCGCTGAACACCGGCAGGGTGCAGGCAAAGCTTGGGGTGAATGAAAAAGAGATGCCGCCCAAAACACCGGTTTCTTTTGTTCTGGTCGATAATTCCCATCTGAACGAGCACGGGGTCAGGTTCTTCTGCGAGCTGTCGAAGCAGTTTGTGCTGATTACCACCAATCCGGATCATCCGGCCTTCAGGGTGAAGGCGGATAACCTGGGGGTAATCCTTCAGGAAAAACAGTGCCTGGAAGAGGCGCTTGTGAGGCTGAAGGAAGAATACGGGTGCGACAGGATCACGATCCAGAGCGGCGGAACCGTGAACGGACTGTTCCTGAGGGAAAAGCTCTTTGACTTTGTGGACATCGTTGTGGCGCCGGTGCTGGTCGGAGGAAAGAATACCTCCACCTTGATTGACGGCGAATCCATTACCACCAGGGAGGAACTGGACAAGCTGGGGATACTGAAGCTGATCGATTGCGAGCAGCTGGAAGACTCATACGTCAGGCTAAGGTATGAAGTGATCGGCTAA
- a CDS encoding carboxypeptidase M32: MNLTEAIAKLDELEKSTYALNHAQSILYVDGDTVAPKNSWKGRGMALAYLTELAYKQLVNPETGEMLETILQHKEETDEVTFRKAELLKENYDEYNILPMEEFVAYQELTNESGAVWHDAKEKSDWDLFAPYLDKIVAFRRRFASLKDPSKPAYDVLLDQFEKGASMESLDPFFRTLREDLSPVIKEVAAREKPVPAFMKRPWSVHDQRLFSRKVMALEGIDPLNCTLGETEHPFTDSTNKWDVRITTHYYENDPFSSMYSVIHEGGHALYELNIRDDLQFSNLANGVSMGVHESQSRFYENIIGRSRAFCTPLLKIMKEVFPDQMKDITEEELYSAINLSKPSLIRTEADELTYSLHVMIRYELEKAMIAGDLKVADVPGEWNRLYKEVLGVDVPDHKRGVLQDSHWSFGGIGYFPSYALGSAYGVQMLGQMEKDVDVWTTVEKGDLAPVTAWLADKIHQYGSLKKPQDLLPAAMGGSLDAKIYTNYLKKKFSELYKL, translated from the coding sequence ATGAATCTGACCGAAGCAATCGCAAAACTTGATGAACTGGAAAAATCCACCTATGCCCTGAACCACGCCCAGAGCATTTTGTACGTGGATGGCGATACCGTCGCGCCCAAAAATTCCTGGAAGGGCCGGGGTATGGCCCTGGCTTACCTGACCGAGCTGGCCTACAAGCAGCTGGTCAACCCGGAAACCGGAGAAATGCTGGAGACCATCCTGCAGCATAAAGAGGAGACCGACGAGGTCACCTTCCGCAAGGCGGAACTGCTGAAGGAGAATTATGATGAATACAACATCCTGCCCATGGAGGAGTTCGTTGCCTATCAGGAGCTGACAAACGAATCCGGCGCCGTCTGGCATGACGCGAAGGAAAAGAGCGACTGGGACCTGTTTGCTCCCTATCTGGATAAGATCGTAGCCTTCCGCCGCCGTTTCGCCTCCCTCAAGGATCCATCCAAGCCCGCCTATGACGTCCTGCTGGACCAGTTTGAAAAAGGGGCTTCCATGGAATCCCTGGATCCCTTCTTCCGCACCCTGCGGGAGGATCTGTCCCCGGTCATTAAGGAAGTCGCCGCCCGGGAAAAGCCGGTTCCCGCCTTCATGAAAAGACCCTGGTCTGTCCATGACCAGCGCCTGTTCTCCCGGAAGGTTATGGCCCTGGAAGGCATTGATCCCCTGAACTGCACCCTGGGCGAAACCGAGCACCCCTTCACCGACAGCACCAACAAGTGGGACGTGCGTATCACCACTCACTATTATGAGAATGATCCCTTCTCCAGCATGTACAGCGTCATCCATGAAGGCGGTCACGCCCTGTACGAGCTGAACATCCGGGACGACCTGCAGTTCTCCAATCTGGCCAACGGCGTATCCATGGGCGTACATGAAAGCCAGTCCCGTTTCTACGAGAACATCATCGGCCGCAGCCGCGCCTTCTGCACACCCCTGCTGAAGATCATGAAGGAAGTCTTCCCGGACCAGATGAAGGATATCACCGAGGAGGAGCTGTATTCCGCCATCAATCTGTCCAAACCGTCCCTGATCCGGACCGAGGCGGATGAACTGACCTATTCCCTGCACGTCATGATCCGCTATGAGCTGGAAAAGGCCATGATCGCCGGCGACCTGAAGGTGGCAGATGTTCCGGGTGAATGGAACCGGCTGTACAAGGAAGTGCTGGGCGTGGACGTGCCGGATCATAAGCGCGGCGTCCTGCAGGACAGCCACTGGTCCTTCGGCGGCATCGGCTACTTCCCCAGCTACGCCCTGGGCAGTGCCTACGGCGTGCAGATGCTGGGGCAGATGGAAAAGGACGTGGACGTCTGGACCACGGTGGAAAAGGGCGACCTTGCCCCCGTTACCGCCTGGCTGGCCGATAAGATTCACCAGTACGGCAGCCTGAAAAAGCCGCAGGATCTGCTGCCTGCCGCCATGGGCGGTTCGCTGGACGCGAAGATTTATACAAACTACCTGAAGAAGAAATTCAGCGAACTATATAAGCTTTAA
- a CDS encoding DUF4867 family protein, producing the protein MKILPVSDPSFQNYGQVMTGYDLKELLETLDKVTPCPDGVEYVPEQPELQALAIEKDLRNNAYGGMPIQIGWCNGHNTKMNCLEYHRDSELNVGTEDFILLLAKREDIVDGILDTDKVVAYLCPAGTMVEVYATTLHYAPCSAKKGQGFKVIVVLPKGTNLAKPEFTVKNAEDELMTAANKWLLAHADSAEAASGAKVCIKGVNPDIADLI; encoded by the coding sequence ATGAAGATCTTACCCGTTAGCGACCCGTCATTCCAGAACTACGGCCAGGTGATGACCGGCTACGACCTGAAGGAACTGCTGGAGACCCTGGACAAGGTTACTCCCTGCCCGGACGGCGTGGAATATGTGCCGGAGCAGCCCGAGCTGCAGGCGCTGGCCATCGAAAAGGACCTGCGGAACAACGCGTATGGCGGAATGCCCATCCAGATCGGCTGGTGCAACGGCCACAACACCAAGATGAACTGCCTGGAGTATCACCGGGACAGCGAGCTGAACGTCGGCACGGAAGATTTCATCCTGCTGCTGGCCAAGCGTGAAGATATCGTGGACGGCATTCTGGACACTGACAAGGTTGTTGCCTATCTGTGCCCCGCCGGCACCATGGTTGAAGTATATGCCACGACCCTGCACTACGCTCCCTGCAGCGCCAAGAAGGGCCAGGGCTTCAAAGTGATCGTGGTTCTGCCCAAGGGAACGAACCTGGCAAAGCCCGAGTTCACCGTGAAGAATGCTGAAGACGAACTGATGACCGCTGCCAACAAGTGGCTGCTGGCTCATGCGGATTCCGCTGAAGCCGCTTCCGGCGCGAAGGTCTGCATCAAGGGTGTGAACCCGGATATCGCGGATCTGATCTGA
- the tgt gene encoding tRNA guanosine(34) transglycosylase Tgt: MSKPFSYEVLHVCKQSGARLGVLHTPHGDIPTPIYMPVGTSACVKAMTPREMKEIGTKILLSNTYHLHLRPGEALVKEAGGLHKFMGWDGPILTDSGGFQVFSLAGIRKIKEEGVTFQSHLDGSRQFIGPEESMDIQQALGSDIAMAFDVCSPYPCDWETAKKNMEITHRWAERCKQHHTREDQALFGIVQGAFYKDLRVESAKVLSDMDFIGYGIGGLSVGEPKPIMYEMLDELMPHMPEQKPRYLMGVGTPDCFIEAVIRGVDMFDCVLATRIARNGSVMTSKGRVVVKNGKYAHDFSPLDDQCDCYACKNFTRAYIRHLFNAKEITGGRLASIHNLRFLIHMMEEIREAIANDSLLDYRKEFYERYDLTKNF, from the coding sequence TTGAGTAAACCATTCAGTTATGAAGTGCTCCATGTGTGCAAGCAGTCCGGCGCGCGGCTGGGCGTGCTGCACACACCGCATGGAGATATTCCCACGCCGATCTATATGCCGGTGGGTACCAGCGCCTGCGTGAAGGCGATGACGCCCCGGGAAATGAAGGAAATCGGCACCAAGATCCTGTTGTCCAATACCTACCACCTGCATCTGCGGCCGGGCGAAGCCCTGGTGAAGGAAGCCGGCGGGCTGCATAAGTTCATGGGATGGGACGGCCCGATCCTGACGGACAGCGGCGGATTCCAGGTGTTCTCCCTGGCGGGAATCCGGAAGATCAAAGAGGAAGGCGTTACCTTCCAGAGCCATCTGGACGGCTCCCGGCAGTTTATCGGCCCGGAAGAGTCCATGGATATCCAGCAGGCGCTGGGCTCCGATATCGCCATGGCCTTTGACGTGTGCTCTCCCTATCCCTGCGACTGGGAGACAGCGAAGAAGAACATGGAAATCACCCACCGTTGGGCGGAACGGTGCAAACAGCACCACACCCGGGAAGACCAGGCGCTGTTCGGCATTGTGCAGGGCGCGTTCTACAAGGACCTGCGGGTGGAGAGCGCCAAGGTGCTTTCTGATATGGACTTCATCGGCTATGGCATCGGCGGCCTGAGCGTGGGCGAGCCGAAGCCCATCATGTATGAAATGCTGGATGAACTGATGCCCCATATGCCGGAGCAGAAACCCCGGTACCTGATGGGCGTCGGAACGCCGGACTGCTTCATCGAGGCAGTGATCCGGGGTGTGGATATGTTTGACTGCGTACTGGCCACCCGTATTGCCCGCAACGGCAGCGTGATGACCAGCAAGGGCCGGGTTGTGGTGAAGAACGGGAAATACGCCCACGACTTCAGCCCCCTGGACGACCAGTGCGACTGCTACGCCTGCAAGAACTTCACCCGGGCTTATATCCGGCACCTGTTCAACGCGAAGGAGATCACCGGCGGACGGCTGGCCTCGATCCACAACCTGCGGTTCCTGATCCATATGATGGAGGAAATCCGGGAAGCGATCGCGAATGACAGCCTTCTTGATTACAGGAAAGAATTCTATGAACGCTATGATCTCACTAAGAATTTCTGA
- a CDS encoding family 4 glycosyl hydrolase codes for MRIAMIGQDVPTLLPALLTDLLFAGDEANAEVTVEEGNPAMQELLQGYGEKIFAKAGKGGTFQVFSEREKVLDGADCVIYAGDCQAASRFFQDRSALDSDEEEDPGLTDQARVNGGIEGLLHALRAGEVILKLCDDMDKYCPKALVINLGQPVARTTAVFEDRGYRCYGMGRTPMRGANGIDTYAKRLQIRPENVQAVTAGLPGFAFLIEMKDGKTDLLTKLKKAADNGELGSLARRWLGWWDAIPAGDVTDHAEFLPAQEGFIPDERPEFGETVEKRKERILYMNTVRDQGADSREGAMAQLLLLSKVPPVRPMKLALALLRGETAEIPAVARKNGGTMPQLSPEAIIETALVLKDGKQETPAIRVPEALADILCEVDNANRLAAKAAFGDREALREYVETDPALDGLDRLYCRDVVDALIEMHKDVLTRF; via the coding sequence ATGAGGATCGCCATGATCGGGCAGGACGTACCGACGCTCCTGCCCGCCCTTTTAACTGACCTGCTTTTTGCCGGAGACGAGGCGAATGCCGAAGTCACGGTGGAGGAAGGCAATCCTGCGATGCAGGAGCTGCTGCAGGGCTACGGGGAAAAGATCTTTGCAAAGGCCGGAAAGGGAGGAACCTTTCAGGTCTTTTCAGAGCGGGAAAAAGTGCTGGATGGCGCCGACTGCGTGATCTACGCAGGTGACTGCCAGGCAGCCAGCCGCTTCTTCCAGGACCGCAGCGCCCTGGACTCCGACGAGGAGGAAGATCCCGGCCTGACGGACCAGGCGCGGGTGAACGGCGGCATCGAAGGTCTGCTGCACGCGCTGCGGGCCGGAGAAGTGATCCTGAAGCTCTGCGACGATATGGACAAATACTGCCCCAAGGCGCTGGTGATCAATCTGGGCCAGCCTGTGGCGCGAACCACCGCGGTGTTTGAAGACCGGGGATACCGCTGCTACGGGATGGGCCGGACGCCCATGCGGGGCGCCAACGGTATTGATACCTATGCCAAGCGGCTGCAGATCCGCCCGGAGAACGTGCAGGCGGTGACCGCCGGCCTGCCGGGATTCGCTTTCCTGATCGAGATGAAGGACGGGAAAACGGACCTGCTGACAAAGCTGAAGAAAGCTGCGGACAACGGCGAACTGGGCAGCCTGGCCAGGCGCTGGCTGGGCTGGTGGGACGCGATCCCGGCAGGGGATGTGACGGACCACGCGGAGTTCCTGCCCGCCCAGGAAGGCTTTATCCCGGATGAACGCCCCGAATTCGGGGAGACCGTGGAAAAGCGCAAGGAACGCATCCTGTATATGAACACCGTGCGGGATCAGGGAGCGGACAGCCGCGAGGGAGCTATGGCCCAGCTGCTGCTGCTTTCCAAAGTGCCGCCGGTGCGGCCGATGAAGCTGGCCCTTGCGCTGCTGCGGGGCGAGACGGCGGAGATTCCCGCCGTGGCGAGGAAGAATGGCGGCACCATGCCGCAGCTCTCCCCTGAAGCAATCATCGAGACCGCCCTTGTGCTGAAGGACGGAAAGCAGGAGACACCTGCGATCCGGGTTCCGGAAGCGCTGGCGGATATCCTGTGCGAAGTGGACAACGCGAACCGGCTGGCGGCGAAGGCTGCCTTCGGCGACCGGGAAGCCCTGCGGGAGTATGTGGAAACAGACCCGGCGCTGGACGGACTGGACCGGCTGTACTGCCGGGACGTCGTGGACGCGCTGATTGAAATGCACAAGGACGTGCTGACGCGCTTCTGA
- a CDS encoding class B sortase: MPYYPERRPDPYAEERKRIEEAAARKKRRRLALAAVFALMIIYSVIRLIAYGVEYYSSRETSQALYELYEEPTEAVAVTPTAAPTAVLVTAAPRQEMTTPEPEPTQSLTLQPVPYPNNQNLQISERFRKLKKKSSYIMGWLSMDQLEEAVGLKDNTYFLTHDINGKKNANGAIFTDSSINLLTRPYTVYLFGHNMKSGNMFGRLRKYKESAYYYKHRIITFDSQYEDGKYAVFAVAEISTEPGDPNYYNLWALDSNRVDEREEAVKQLLARSYHANMLDVQPDEQLLILVTCYNKDTDRLIVAARRLRDGESENNLTLPHY, from the coding sequence ATGCCGTATTATCCGGAGAGAAGACCGGATCCGTATGCGGAAGAGCGGAAGCGGATCGAGGAAGCCGCGGCGCGGAAAAAGCGCCGCAGGCTTGCCCTTGCTGCCGTATTCGCCCTGATGATTATTTACAGCGTGATTCGACTGATCGCTTACGGTGTGGAATACTATTCCTCCCGGGAGACCAGCCAGGCCCTTTATGAACTGTATGAAGAACCCACAGAGGCGGTTGCTGTCACTCCGACGGCAGCGCCGACAGCCGTGCTCGTGACAGCGGCACCCCGGCAGGAAATGACGACCCCGGAGCCGGAACCGACGCAGTCCCTTACCCTTCAGCCGGTTCCTTATCCGAATAATCAGAATCTCCAGATTTCCGAGCGCTTCCGGAAACTGAAAAAGAAGAGCAGCTATATTATGGGCTGGCTGAGCATGGACCAGCTGGAGGAAGCGGTTGGACTGAAGGACAACACCTACTTCCTGACCCATGATATCAACGGAAAGAAAAACGCGAACGGCGCAATCTTTACGGACTCCAGCATTAACCTTTTGACTAGGCCTTATACGGTCTATCTTTTCGGCCATAACATGAAGAGCGGGAATATGTTCGGCCGGCTGCGGAAGTATAAGGAAAGCGCCTATTACTACAAGCACAGGATTATTACGTTCGATAGCCAGTATGAAGACGGGAAATATGCTGTGTTTGCCGTGGCGGAAATCAGCACGGAACCGGGGGATCCGAATTACTATAACCTGTGGGCCCTCGACTCCAACCGGGTGGATGAGCGGGAAGAAGCCGTGAAGCAGCTGCTCGCCCGGTCTTACCACGCGAATATGCTGGACGTACAGCCGGATGAACAGCTGCTGATTCTGGTGACCTGCTACAACAAAGATACGGATCGGCTGATCGTTGCGGCACGGAGACTGCGGGACGGGGAAAGCGAGAATAACCTTACGCTTCCGCACTATTGA
- a CDS encoding RluA family pseudouridine synthase yields MIDLIGDILYEDNQVLVAVKPPNMLSQADRTGDPDILSVLKNYIKEKYHKPGNVYLGLVHRLDRPVGGLMVFARTSKAAARLDAQLREHDIGRQYLCVVTGDVPDEFTLTDYLIHDEIKNREVVCEADEKGGKMAVLHGRCIDRRNGTALCAIRLETGRKHQIRAQMSNIGAPLWGDNRYGKGIPGQQIALWGYKLAFRHPTQNELMTFHSLPDGGIWDTYADLLTIPEDTDIPKERPALVLREEVVQKLEEFDKFKPIKQDDLL; encoded by the coding sequence GTGATTGACCTGATCGGGGATATCCTGTACGAGGATAACCAGGTGCTGGTGGCGGTCAAACCGCCGAACATGCTGTCCCAGGCGGACAGGACCGGGGATCCGGATATCCTGAGCGTACTGAAGAACTATATTAAAGAGAAGTATCACAAGCCCGGCAACGTCTACCTGGGCCTGGTGCACCGGCTGGACCGGCCGGTCGGCGGGCTGATGGTGTTTGCCCGGACCAGCAAGGCGGCAGCGCGGCTGGACGCCCAGCTCCGGGAACATGATATCGGCCGGCAGTACCTGTGCGTGGTGACCGGCGACGTGCCGGATGAATTCACCCTGACCGATTACCTGATCCACGATGAGATCAAGAACCGGGAAGTGGTCTGCGAGGCGGACGAGAAGGGCGGCAAAATGGCCGTGCTTCACGGCCGCTGCATTGACCGCCGGAACGGCACCGCCCTGTGCGCGATCCGCCTGGAAACCGGACGGAAGCATCAGATCCGGGCGCAGATGAGCAATATCGGGGCGCCGCTGTGGGGAGACAACCGCTACGGCAAAGGTATCCCGGGACAGCAGATCGCCCTGTGGGGCTATAAGCTGGCCTTTCGTCATCCCACCCAGAACGAGCTGATGACCTTCCACTCCCTGCCGGACGGAGGCATCTGGGATACTTACGCAGACCTGCTGACAATTCCGGAGGATACGGATATTCCCAAGGAACGTCCGGCCCTGGTGCTGCGCGAAGAGGTTGTGCAGAAGCTGGAAGAGTTTGATAAGTTCAAACCGATCAAGCAAGACGACTTGCTTTGA
- a CDS encoding InlB B-repeat-containing protein: MMTVFLTGGAAAEQTEAHTHEGWTEVETLPTASGQYYLAKDIEISSAWTIGSGVEISLCLNDHSITMTSAGIGIVINGGTLNLYDCGTTVHSYTIDKQPATIGSGTGSFTGGYITHAAGKAGPAIHLRTNASKFNMYGGTLIGNDNLRDQYHSGAVDLLSGTFNLYNGTIAGNLGSDWLGGGGVYITSGQMNMYGGEIRHNDGGYGGSGIMIYGGTLNMSDGSIHHNTGNLGGGVFLAEGTVSMTGGSIAENTANGVGGVVVNGTFNMSGGSITGNTDSGKYGCVNIGGTLNLSGGNITGNTSNKGGIMCETGTINLSGNPVVTGNVNHSGDEVNVYLQNNKPMNIIGEMTSGASVGITTQTAPTPGNPAKFGLKYRNTNTTSPDNWFFSDKGLDVIMMNDTSDQNAYVAAKVTLTYDGNGADSGAAPASKTVTHGTAVTVEGAGTLKKAGCLFSGWGREPGIRRTVESEDAASDDEGRNFYASGDTIEMNGDTTLYAQWEEGHTVTWQNGDGSVLDDKGWKNGDPEPETEKTPTKKPDEQYVYTFSEWDEPVIDEDGNRVYKPKFTTKLQKYTITFVDEDNSVLKAATEYEYGNVPMKPDDPAGKETEKSILTFTGWSDGTTTYAPGATLPEVKKNMTYKAVYSAADKPTATAAVGLGAAPSESPSASPSATPTATPTTAAVPSATPTAASTATTVPTATTVPTAMPTVAQTETTAPTATPVQTVTAAPTATPPTITATPMVNPTAAPTATPKPVPKTGDSEDLFLWTGLMVLCAGVLAAMLVVIPYLKRRK, translated from the coding sequence ATGATGACGGTATTTCTGACCGGGGGAGCGGCCGCGGAACAGACTGAAGCGCATACCCACGAAGGATGGACGGAGGTTGAAACATTACCGACAGCATCCGGACAATACTATCTGGCAAAGGATATTGAAATCTCTTCTGCCTGGACAATCGGGAGCGGAGTGGAAATCTCACTGTGCCTGAACGACCATTCAATCACCATGACGTCTGCAGGGATCGGAATTGTCATCAACGGCGGTACGCTGAACCTGTATGACTGCGGAACGACGGTACACAGCTATACCATTGATAAACAGCCGGCGACGATCGGCAGCGGAACGGGCTCCTTTACCGGCGGCTATATTACCCATGCCGCCGGTAAAGCCGGTCCCGCAATACACTTAAGAACAAATGCCAGCAAGTTCAACATGTACGGGGGAACGCTGATCGGGAATGACAATTTGCGCGATCAGTATCATTCCGGCGCGGTAGACCTGTTAAGCGGCACATTCAATCTGTATAACGGAACAATTGCCGGTAATCTTGGAAGCGATTGGTTGGGCGGCGGAGGAGTATATATTACCTCGGGCCAGATGAATATGTACGGCGGTGAGATCAGACACAATGATGGGGGATATGGCGGCAGCGGCATAATGATTTATGGCGGCACTTTGAATATGAGCGACGGCAGTATTCACCATAATACAGGGAACCTGGGCGGAGGCGTTTTTCTGGCAGAAGGAACTGTTTCCATGACAGGGGGTAGTATTGCTGAGAATACTGCGAACGGTGTCGGCGGGGTGGTAGTTAATGGGACATTCAATATGTCCGGAGGCAGCATTACGGGAAACACTGATTCCGGTAAATATGGCTGTGTAAACATCGGCGGGACGTTGAATCTGTCCGGTGGCAATATTACAGGGAACACTTCCAATAAAGGCGGTATAATGTGTGAAACAGGCACAATTAATCTTTCCGGAAATCCGGTGGTTACCGGTAACGTGAATCATTCCGGTGATGAGGTGAATGTCTATCTGCAGAACAACAAGCCTATGAACATTATCGGTGAAATGACCAGCGGCGCATCCGTCGGTATAACCACGCAGACTGCACCGACACCAGGAAACCCGGCCAAATTCGGTTTGAAATACAGGAATACGAATACGACGTCCCCGGATAACTGGTTTTTCAGCGACAAAGGCCTGGATGTGATCATGATGAATGACACATCCGATCAAAACGCCTATGTTGCGGCTAAGGTCACCCTGACCTATGACGGAAACGGCGCGGACTCAGGTGCCGCACCGGCTTCAAAGACTGTCACGCATGGCACTGCTGTAACAGTGGAGGGTGCTGGAACCCTGAAAAAAGCAGGGTGCCTCTTCAGCGGCTGGGGACGGGAACCGGGAATACGCCGTACTGTTGAATCAGAGGACGCTGCGTCGGATGACGAAGGCCGGAATTTCTACGCTTCGGGAGACACCATTGAGATGAACGGGGATACCACCCTGTATGCTCAGTGGGAAGAAGGCCATACCGTGACCTGGCAGAATGGGGACGGTTCTGTCCTGGATGACAAAGGATGGAAGAATGGAGATCCGGAGCCGGAAACGGAAAAGACACCCACGAAGAAGCCGGACGAGCAGTATGTCTATACCTTCTCTGAGTGGGATGAACCTGTTATTGATGAGGACGGAAACAGGGTTTACAAGCCGAAGTTTACAACGAAGCTGCAAAAGTATACAATCACCTTTGTGGATGAGGATAACAGCGTCCTGAAGGCGGCAACTGAATATGAGTACGGGAACGTGCCGATGAAGCCGGACGATCCGGCCGGTAAAGAGACGGAGAAGAGTATCCTGACCTTTACAGGATGGAGTGACGGAACCACAACCTATGCTCCCGGCGCTACACTGCCTGAGGTGAAGAAGAACATGACCTATAAGGCGGTGTACAGTGCTGCGGATAAGCCGACCGCAACGGCAGCGGTGGGACTGGGAGCGGCTCCGTCTGAGAGTCCGTCTGCAAGTCCTTCTGCGACACCGACAGCGACGCCAACTACTGCGGCGGTACCGTCAGCAACGCCCACAGCGGCATCGACAGCTACAACAGTACCTACAGCAACAACGGTACCAACAGCGATGCCCACAGTGGCACAGACAGAAACAACAGCACCCACAGCGACGCCTGTACAAACAGTAACAGCGGCACCGACAGCAACGCCACCAACGATAACTGCAACGCCGATGGTCAATCCGACAGCGGCACCGACGGCAACTCCCAAGCCGGTGCCGAAAACCGGAGACAGCGAGGATCTGTTCCTGTGGACCGGCCTGATGGTTCTTTGCGCGGGTGTGCTGGCAGCGATGCTTGTTGTGATTCCTTATCTGAAGAGAAGGAAGTAA
- a CDS encoding class I SAM-dependent methyltransferase: MFLADSWKDYEVLDTGDGEKLERWGDIILRRPDPQTIWPKAQEKLWKSAQAHYHRSERGGGEWEFLKKLPERWTVKHGDLSFYVRPTGFKHTGLFPEQAANWIWMSDLIRKDGRKDIKVLNLFGYTGGATLACAAAGAHVTHVDAAKGMVQWAKENRELSKLPEDRFRWIVEDALRFVQRELRRGNSYDGILMDPPSYGRGPSGEVWKLENELYGLIDTCAQALSKEPLFFLINSYTTGFQASVLSNMLEKCVVSRFGGKVDSEELCLPVTAGGVLPCGASGRWQRD; this comes from the coding sequence ATGTTCTTAGCTGACAGCTGGAAGGACTATGAAGTGTTGGATACCGGCGACGGCGAAAAGCTTGAGCGCTGGGGCGATATTATCCTGCGCAGACCGGATCCGCAGACGATCTGGCCCAAGGCTCAGGAGAAGCTCTGGAAGAGCGCCCAGGCCCATTATCACCGGAGCGAACGGGGCGGCGGCGAATGGGAGTTCCTGAAGAAACTGCCGGAACGCTGGACCGTGAAGCACGGGGATCTTTCCTTCTATGTGCGGCCGACGGGCTTCAAACATACAGGCCTGTTTCCGGAACAGGCGGCCAACTGGATCTGGATGAGCGATCTGATCCGGAAGGACGGACGGAAAGACATCAAGGTGCTGAACCTGTTCGGCTATACCGGCGGAGCCACGCTGGCCTGTGCCGCAGCGGGCGCGCATGTGACCCATGTGGACGCGGCCAAGGGCATGGTGCAGTGGGCAAAGGAGAACCGGGAGCTGAGCAAGCTGCCGGAAGACAGGTTCCGCTGGATTGTGGAAGACGCCCTGCGCTTTGTGCAGCGGGAGCTGCGGCGCGGCAACAGCTATGACGGCATCCTGATGGATCCGCCCAGCTACGGCCGGGGACCTTCCGGCGAAGTATGGAAACTGGAGAACGAACTGTACGGGCTGATTGACACCTGCGCGCAGGCGCTGAGCAAGGAGCCCCTGTTCTTCCTGATCAACAGCTATACCACCGGATTCCAGGCAAGCGTACTGAGCAACATGCTGGAGAAGTGTGTGGTGAGCCGCTTCGGCGGGAAGGTGGACAGCGAAGAGCTGTGCCTGCCCGTGACCGCGGGAGGCGTGCTGCCCTGCGGCGCCAGCGGGAGGTGGCAGCGTGATTGA